Part of the Sporomusa termitida genome, TCGGTCCGCACCATGTCGTAGCCCTTGCCGTAACCGGCGTCGGCTTCATGGGTAATTCCGAGCTTGTCGTACATGTAAATCCGGCAGTGTTCCAGGAGGTCTTCTACTAGATCAATAACGATGGTCTTAAAGTCGTGCTGGCCGATGCACAGCGTTTCCACGGCGTCCTTAAACATCTGCCAGGCAAACACCGTGTCCTTAATCCGGCCACTCACCTTGATTTCATCCCGGATGATGATCCGAGCACCGTCGACGTATTTGACATTGCCGTCGGTGTTCAAGTGCAGCACGTCCGGGGCCTGATTGGCAAAGGTGGTTTTGCCGCTGAACGGCACGCCGTACAGCCACAGCACTGGGGCAGTCTCCCTGTCCACCGGCACCCGTTCATTTTTGGGAAGTATCAACATATAATCAATTCCTCTCATGCAATATTCCTGGTAATCGCACCAGTCGCACAGCTTTGTGGGGTTCTTCGGATAGTCGGCGGCTTCATGAATGCGCTCAATGTTCTGAAAGAACTGATCTACTTTTTGCGGGTCATACTCAACCTCTGATACCGTTACCCGTAATCCATGCAGCGTCTCGACCAAGCGCCGCCGGAACTGGTATAAATCTTCAGTTATCTTTTGCCTGATCGACGTCTTGGGGATAAAGATATATCCCAGGCGGCTCACTTTTAGGCGATGGACTTTTTCCAGGTAGTACTTATACAGGTGAAGCTGTTCAGATTCCAGATATCGGTCCACGTTGTTCGAATACTTGAAGTCGAAGATATCGACCGTACCACCGCCATTTCTGACAATGAGATCGATATAGCCGACGAAGTCCTCTGTCTTGACTTCAAGCTCGAAGGTGGACGTGTCGTAGTCAATCAGCGCCCGCACTTTCGGCAGCAGGATTTCCAGCTTGATAATTTCGTGGATATGAAGGTCGGTAAGGATGCTAAACTGCTCGGCATACCATTGCACTGCCTCCGGTATGCCCTCCTCAATTCCCATATGCATGGCCTTACCGATCACAAGGGCATTTTCCGCCGACGGGTCTTGGATGGTTTCCAGTCCGTCCAGATAACGGAGCTTGAATTTGTACGGGCACTGGACAAAGCTGCTGACTCTGCTGTGGCTAAATCGCACCGGTAAGCACCTGCCTTTTGAACCCTTCAAATTCCGACGGGCGGAGTATACGGGCATGCCCTCCCGCCTCCTGGATTTTGAAGATGTTGTATTTTTGCAGAACAGTTGCCTTGCCTTTTTCGCTCTTGAGTTCCAGGGCGACAAACCGACCGTTTATGCAGCAGAGTATGTCGGGAATGCCGGCCGTCTGAAAGCCGCCGCCCCATACCTTCACGTGGTAGATTTTTCGGGAGCGTAAAAAAGCTATAACCTTGTCCTGAAACTGTTTTTCCGTCAACCGGCCTCCTCCTTAAACAGCGCGTCGGTAAAGTCCCGGCGCTGCTTTAGCACTTTGAGTATTTTTTCTTCCACCGATTTCTCGGTTAAGGGATAGTAGTAAAAGCAGGTTCTATTCTGGCCGATCCGGTGAATCCGCTTTTTGGATTGCTCGAAAAGTTCGGAGCTTAGGGGCAGCGTGAAATAGATGATGATGTTGCTGCGTTGTAAATTGTGGCCCATTGCTCCGGCCGTGTACTGGACGCAGGTGATACTGTTCGAATAGGTCTCGTAATTTGCCAAATCCGTCCCGGCCCCGTTAATATAGCTGATCGGCCGGTCGGTCAGGGTTTTAATCAGGTCAAACTCGGCGGTAAAGTTGTAGAAGACAATGACCCGGTCATTGTTCGAGTCGAGCAGGTCGCGCATAGCCGACAGCTTGTTTTTATTAAACTGGCCGCAGAGTTGCCGCTGGTAAAGCAACTTCTTCAGCGGTGTATCGCCGACCAGTTCCGTGCTGTCCAGGGCCAGATACCGGTCCCGTTTAAACTGGCGATACTCCTTGGTCGCCTTGATCTTGGTCACGGTTTCCACTCGTTCCGGCAGGTCAAACACTTCTTCGGTCTTCATGAATACGGCTCCGTACTGGCGCAGCTTGGCTTTCAACCGGTCGACGTTTTTATATCCGACCACTTTAGTTAAAGGAAACCCGCAGACTTCAATTTTTTCGGTAATGATGTAATGCTCATAGAACAGCTTTTTCGATATATTCCAGCCAAGCAGACGGCACTGGCTCCACAGTTCTTCATATTTGCCGCCCGTAGGGGTCCCGGATAACAGGATGACATTGGCCGGCTTCAGATGAAGAACATATTTGGTGCGCTTGGCCGTTTCGTTTTTGATCAGGCTGGATTCGTCAAGGATCAGCGTAAAGTCCGCCCAGTTGAGATACTCGCTCCGCCGCCAAGCCAGATCGTAGTTAATCACAGACACCGGAAGTTGTTCATAGTGGGTTTGAAAATGCTCCTTCCAGTCGTTGATCTTGGATTTCTGGCACACGACCAGGACCGGCTTATCCAACTCTTTCGCCTTTTCGCCGGCGACAAAGGTTTTGCCGAGGCCCATGTCTAGATAATAGGCCACCCGGTTTTTGTATCTGGTCACGAAAAGGCTCTTTTCCTGATGGGGATATAGCTTGATCATGGTTCCGCGTGAAAGGTACTCTTTTCGCAGCGTTCATCAAAGTAAACAATGGGAATGTTTCGTTCTTCCGCCACTTCAATCTCAGAACGCATGCCTTCGGTAATCCTCTTGCCGAACACCCAGAGTTCGTCTGAGCGCTTCAGGAGTTCAATGCCAAGGGCCATTCCCAGGCGCCGCTCCTGGGGTATGGTGTCGTCCAGAAATGCGGTGAATATGGCGTGCGGCGCCAGCGGCAATTCCCCTCGCTGGATGATGAACCGGCAGTAGCCGTGCGCCCGCCGGATATTGGTTTCTATGTCTCCACGTAAGGGAGAGCAAACGTACACAAATTTCAACCTTCCACCTGCCTTTCAGAGAGTGTTAAGGTTGCAATGGTTTCATCGGGAAAGGCCCGGATTAGACCGGCCAGCAGTTTCTTCCCTGCGGTTCGCCGGCCGGCCAACGCATTCGACAGTGCGCCCCGGCTGATGCCGATTTGCCGGGCAAGCCGGGATCGGTTCAGTTTGTAATCGTCAAGGAGCTGCTGGACTTTGTCACTGTTCAATCGCACTGCTGCTGCCCCTCGCGAAGGAGCGGCTGGAACAGCTTGTCTACCAGGTCTAGTGCTCTTCTTTTCGCCGCTTTACTGTCTAGCTTTGAAATCGTAATGGACTTGAGCTTACTGTCCTTGGGAATTTTAATCTGAACACCATCAATCCAAATTTCCACCGTTTCACCTCTTTCGTGTGTTTTGAGGCCATAAATCGCCTCTACCTTATAGCCACGAAAATGGCGAAAATCAGGGGCCTAATTCAAAAGTTTTTTCTTGTAAATTTTGGATATTACTCAACAATCGTGATCAGTATTTTTCTAAGCCGCTTGTAAATCCGGTTCAGCCGCTCATGAACGCTCTGCGGGGCAACGCCTTCTTCATGCGCAATTTCCGAGATTGATTTTCCATCAAAATAAATTTTTTGAACCAATTTGCGTTGCTGAGGCAGTAGCTTGCCGAGCGCCTGGCGTAGCGCTTCCCTTGTTTCTCGCATTTCGATGGTGTCAGTAAGTTCCTCACTGGTAGCTGCCAGTTGAACGCCTAACTCTCCCAAAGCATCAATCGAATGATGCCGGCGGGTTTCCCGACGGTCGCTGTTTTTGGCTTCCTTGTCAATTCCAGTCAGCGCTTTGCCGATGGTCTCCGACACTTCAATCTCCACGCTCTCTCCTGTCAGAAATTCATACTTGATTTTCATTGGTCGCTTCACTCCTTTTTAGGCATAAAAAAAATAGCCGGATGAAGCTAATAAAAATTAGCTTCATCCGGCTATTTGGTAACTCGAAACGGTTCTAAACCGTTTGGTTCCGTTGCTCGGTATTTATGTTATTTTAGTTATTTGCTTTCTCCATAAAAGTAAAAAAGGGGCTGTCGCACCAAGGGTTCCCTTCACTATATATTGTGATTATTATTTAAGATAAACACAATATATAGCGTAATTTTCCCTTTGTGCGACAGCCCCTTTTAGGTAGTTTAAAACAACTCCACTGGCTCGATATTCCCTACACTATGCGATTTGGATCTGGGGACGCTTACCTAATTTTGATAGGTGCAACGTTGTAATTTGCTTGCATTGCACACACTTTATTGCGATTAGACCGATAGAATTCCCTTCAATATCAAACAGGCGTCGGCCACAGATTGGGCATTTCACTTGTTTTGGCAAAAAAATCCTCCTAATTTTTAATTTGGTAAAACACTCCATTTCTTCTTAAAAAACTAAAACCGCAGTAACATATGATGTTTACCTCACATCGAATTATAATGTTTACCGTTATAATTAGTCAATTGGTAATATGTTCTTTACCGTAACAGTTATAAATATTGTATACTAATATATGTTAGTCATTTTGATTAAAAAAAAGGAGGCTTTGATTGATTGAAATTTTTAGGTCATAAACTTAGACAAATCCGTAAATTGAAACGTCTTACCATGGAAGAACTTGAAGCACTAACAGGCGTCAGGCAAAGTAAAATTTCACGCTATGAGACTGGCAAAGAGTTTCCGAATACTAAAACTGCCACAAAGTTTGCTGAAGCCTTGAATGTTGATCTATGCTATTTCTA contains:
- a CDS encoding AAA family ATPase, with the protein product MRFSHSRVSSFVQCPYKFKLRYLDGLETIQDPSAENALVIGKAMHMGIEEGIPEAVQWYAEQFSILTDLHIHEIIKLEILLPKVRALIDYDTSTFELEVKTEDFVGYIDLIVRNGGGTVDIFDFKYSNNVDRYLESEQLHLYKYYLEKVHRLKVSRLGYIFIPKTSIRQKITEDLYQFRRRLVETLHGLRVTVSEVEYDPQKVDQFFQNIERIHEAADYPKNPTKLCDWCDYQEYCMRGIDYMLILPKNERVPVDRETAPVLWLYGVPFSGKTTFANQAPDVLHLNTDGNVKYVDGARIIIRDEIKVSGRIKDTVFAWQMFKDAVETLCIGQHDFKTIVIDLVEDLLEHCRIYMYDKLGITHEADAGYGKGYDMVRTEFLPHIRRLTNAGYGIILLSHEIVAEITKRNGDKITTIKPNLQDKYANKIAGMVDIVGRVIIEEDDRRFIKFKTDSVQFGGGRLKFGTDRVELDYNKFMELYRTAKPEADTKPRPTPQAAAADEPAGEAPEKTGVEVPIEAAAPAGGDKPKRRSRKSA
- a CDS encoding VRR-NUC domain-containing protein → MTEKQFQDKVIAFLRSRKIYHVKVWGGGFQTAGIPDILCCINGRFVALELKSEKGKATVLQKYNIFKIQEAGGHARILRPSEFEGFKRQVLTGAI
- a CDS encoding DEAD/DEAH box helicase; this translates as MTRYKNRVAYYLDMGLGKTFVAGEKAKELDKPVLVVCQKSKINDWKEHFQTHYEQLPVSVINYDLAWRRSEYLNWADFTLILDESSLIKNETAKRTKYVLHLKPANVILLSGTPTGGKYEELWSQCRLLGWNISKKLFYEHYIITEKIEVCGFPLTKVVGYKNVDRLKAKLRQYGAVFMKTEEVFDLPERVETVTKIKATKEYRQFKRDRYLALDSTELVGDTPLKKLLYQRQLCGQFNKNKLSAMRDLLDSNNDRVIVFYNFTAEFDLIKTLTDRPISYINGAGTDLANYETYSNSITCVQYTAGAMGHNLQRSNIIIYFTLPLSSELFEQSKKRIHRIGQNRTCFYYYPLTEKSVEEKILKVLKQRRDFTDALFKEEAG
- a CDS encoding DUF4406 domain-containing protein, translated to MYVCSPLRGDIETNIRRAHGYCRFIIQRGELPLAPHAIFTAFLDDTIPQERRLGMALGIELLKRSDELWVFGKRITEGMRSEIEVAEERNIPIVYFDERCEKSTFHAEP
- a CDS encoding XRE family transcriptional regulator, with the translated sequence MRLNSDKVQQLLDDYKLNRSRLARQIGISRGALSNALAGRRTAGKKLLAGLIRAFPDETIATLTLSERQVEG
- a CDS encoding RNA polymerase sigma factor; protein product: MKIKYEFLTGESVEIEVSETIGKALTGIDKEAKNSDRRETRRHHSIDALGELGVQLAATSEELTDTIEMRETREALRQALGKLLPQQRKLVQKIYFDGKSISEIAHEEGVAPQSVHERLNRIYKRLRKILITIVE
- a CDS encoding helix-turn-helix domain-containing protein, whose amino-acid sequence is MKFLGHKLRQIRKLKRLTMEELEALTGVRQSKISRYETGKEFPNTKTATKFAEALNVDLCYFYLENVVLRSGQTSTSEPIPPNEKTPYIVLGERAEKMGFPLSMLEAIINSWEKLEKEKQEKN